ATCCACTACTGTGATTTGTTAAGCTAAAGTAAGATGCTTGCTGCATGGTTGTTTCCCATGATGAGGATGTTCAAAGACATTTAAAATGAATCATTATCGATTTATAATTCATAGTCTCAAAAAGTCTCCTAGAATCCCACCCTATGTATAACACCATTATAAGATTTGTAAATGAGTTCCCAAAAAACCAAAAGCTCATTGGATAAAAGCAAACATCTTGCTTCATCGATTACTATCGCAAGCAACATAGTGCTTTCTATGGTTGTCTTACACCTCAAACAACCTCACATCTCAACTAGACAATTTGCCACAACATTCTACACACAGCATTTATATCCTTCTTTTGTTGCTAGTTCGAACGGAAGGGGGAAATCATGAAAAGTTCTGCAAAAGAGTGTCCACTCTTCTGAATGTTGTGTTGACGCCATTATATGATGTAGCAGATGAATATAACATCCGAGCATGAATATTCCTGCACACATACTGTTGACATGAACATGCAACTCATTTTGCTGGGAGAACTGCTGGTAACTTTGAAGGTACATAAAAAAGGTGGATTGGTGTATAATAGACAATATTTGCCTTAAAAAGTGTACGGGACTCTTATTTTTAAGCCCTGCTGCATCCTAGCAGCTCAATCGACCACAGTTATGGAGCTTCTTCAAGGAATACAAACGCCAGTGACGAACATATGAAACGCAAGAGCATTAGTAGCACAAACAGACCCAAAGGAATAGCCGATGTAATACTTTTCTTGAGACAAACTTCGACCTATATAATGGCATTAATGAGCTCATAAACAACCCTAAATCATCCATTCTTTGAGGCAAATGAAACCATATCCTTCTCGACACAATATTGCCACAACCAACTACAGGAATATTGCAGATAGCAAACAAAGTGCGTTTGCAGAAGAACGGATAAGAGTAGCAGCCAATAGACAAGCCCAAAAGACGGTAAGAAGCATCAAACCCTGGGCAAAGCAAAGGGGAGGAAACGTTGACCGACAAGATTCGGACCTGAAGCTGGTTGAGCTTGATGTGCTCCCAGATCTTCTTAATGGCTACGTTACGCGAGATCTCGGAGGCGCCGACGAACTTCTGCATGGCCGGGGAGATGGGGTGCGGCTTGAGGAAGCCGCTCTGCATCTTCTCGGCCGCCGGGGAGGCAGCCTCCGCCTTGGCCGCCACCATGAGGACCCTGCACCCACCAAAAACCCTAGACATGTCTCCCACTCTCACCTTGGAATCGATGCGCAGAATGGGGCAGAACTGAGGGTTTTGATTTCTCCCGTGCCTTCTTATAGCGAGGCGCTGCCTCACACCACGACTTAACTCACGTAAGCTACGCCGCTCGTTTCGCTTTCTGACGTACAACACGACAGTGGATCGTGAGTAAAGTCGGCGGTAATTTTTGAATTCGAACACATCTGCTATACTGGCAATTAGCAACCCACTAATGAGGATTGAGCAAAAAATACAAAGATAATACTTGACACTCATATCGgtcttaatattatttttggaTGATTAAATCTGTTAACTAAAATTCTTTTATCTATAATTTGAATTATTTTCCATCGTGCATCGCATAAAATAATTTTGCCTTCATTTTTATATGTGTGAGCCACGTCAGTCAATTGTAAAGCGCCAAATGAGTGGATTCGGTGCGGTAGTTGTGGGCTCAATTCAGG
The DNA window shown above is from Musa acuminata AAA Group cultivar baxijiao chromosome BXJ2-4, Cavendish_Baxijiao_AAA, whole genome shotgun sequence and carries:
- the LOC103981684 gene encoding uncharacterized protein LOC103981684, producing the protein MSVKYYLCIFCSILISGLLIASIADVFEFKNYRRLYSRSTVVLYVRKRNERRSLRELSRGVRQRLAIRRHGRNQNPQFCPILRIDSKVRVGDMSRVFGGCRVLMVAAKAEAASPAAEKMQSGFLKPHPISPAMQKFVGASEISRNVAIKKIWEHIKLNQLQDTATKSEIHCDDKLKSIFDGRDKVRMLEISGLIASHFPKRK